One window of Artemia franciscana chromosome 16, ASM3288406v1, whole genome shotgun sequence genomic DNA carries:
- the LOC136036770 gene encoding zinc finger BED domain-containing protein 5-like, translated as MDKWLIKIPINKSATPAQPSWSASNPTSSKTKKRKYDKSYLQYGFTCSSHNNEEQPVCLICKEVLAAESMKPSKLQQHLNTKHATLSKKPIEYFERLLQTSNKEKNTLEKYVTLNDKYLLASYEVSYSIAKTKKPSTFGEQLLLPAAIRMSEIVHGKQYTAEISKIPLSNDTLSKIIFRH; from the coding sequence ATGGATAAATGGCTAATTAAAATTCCAATTAATAAGTCTGCCACGCCGGCACAACCAAGTTGGAGTGCTTCAAATCCGACTtctagcaaaacaaaaaaaagaaaatatgacaaATCATATTTGCAGTATGGCTTTACATGCTCTTCTCACAACAATGAAGAACAACCAGTGTGCTTAATTTGCAAAGAAGTTTTGGCTGCAGAAAGCATGAAACCGTCAAAACTGCAACAACATTTGAATACTAAACATGCAACGTTATCAAAAAAGCCAATAGAATATTTTGAGCGTCTTTTGCAaacatcaaataaagaaaagaacacTTTGGAGAAGTATGTTACTTTGAATGATAAATATCTATTGGCATCGTATGAAGTTTCGTATTCGATAGCAAAAACGAAAAAGCCTTCAACTTTTGGAGAGCAACTTTTACTACCTGCGGCTATAAGAATGTCTGAAATTGTTCATGGAAAACAGTATACTgctgaaattagtaaaattccATTATCAAATGACACTCtgtccaaaataattttcagacATTAG